Proteins from one Synechococcus sp. UW179A genomic window:
- a CDS encoding type IV pilin protein translates to MIVIVIVGILSAVALPNFLNQTSKAKGTECTSKGGTIMGLVAADALDSTATGTATLTALVTEENTNSDLCKFTSGGLSGNVYSLTAEGKGDLSGEYNGAFCVNYKTGKKGQATTNTGTAPTAPTCT, encoded by the coding sequence ATGATCGTGATCGTGATCGTTGGCATCTTGTCGGCTGTTGCACTTCCCAATTTCCTCAATCAAACATCCAAGGCGAAAGGAACCGAATGCACCTCAAAAGGTGGAACCATAATGGGATTGGTTGCTGCGGATGCTTTGGACAGCACGGCAACAGGCACTGCCACCCTCACGGCTCTAGTTACAGAAGAAAATACGAACTCAGATTTATGTAAATTCACTTCTGGAGGCCTTAGTGGCAATGTTTATTCATTGACAGCTGAAGGGAAAGGAGATCTGTCAGGTGAATATAACGGTGCTTTCTGTGTGAATTACAAAACAGGCAAAAAAGGTCAGGCCACAACAAATACTGGCACAGCTCCTACAGCACCAACTTGCACATAA
- a CDS encoding VWA domain-containing protein, which yields MLLISPKNKRSHKKSKGFTIPELMVGVVSGTLIMGASSMALRSTQTLISEGQGKATLRQNTTNGLRLMRSEVERSMNLLVTRTDAAEGDDPGMDLMSNHADVVRLCKTNAGSQGFQPIFGINMVELEEPVIYGVSLSSNQRGYSILRCGASLNMDGTYQGSKSASSEATSSEETFESPMFISRVIDDIGTIPCRVDDLAENEGCPAGQPLADVLEQSEFSFTQGKTPARTFQQPAVRVQTDINTKLVKFIDPYTLDDSNTEDPYQISASYLEKTSDVKSSTKQDLHFAAFARADKRVRYGFNDTNGNQGDGYSGGAFFQNITSRNVRFILDGSGSMSACVAWSGEYGNSRRRFYDPNRGWFKTSEICSFTRMEALQHEMIDIIQNLPDATKMGLAAFSTEGKRNNKTWAPSENNLVELGPPDSETRQSAIDFVLSLSSGNPGSWGGTMPWESLDQAFGDGVTDTVYFLSDGKPNYDQNSGYWTSSDYEIVADYYAGLNASRVTNGNRSIKINSTSVGLNSEWMQLLSSKTSGEYIKVDDI from the coding sequence ATGCTTTTAATATCACCAAAAAACAAGCGTTCACACAAGAAATCAAAGGGGTTCACTATCCCGGAATTGATGGTAGGCGTTGTCTCAGGAACACTGATTATGGGTGCTTCCTCCATGGCCTTACGCTCAACACAAACACTGATCTCTGAAGGACAAGGGAAAGCAACGCTGCGCCAAAATACGACCAATGGCCTTCGGTTAATGCGCTCAGAGGTTGAGCGCAGCATGAATCTCTTGGTTACGCGAACTGATGCCGCTGAAGGAGACGATCCAGGGATGGATCTGATGAGCAATCATGCAGATGTGGTCAGGCTCTGCAAGACCAATGCAGGCAGCCAAGGGTTTCAGCCGATATTTGGCATCAATATGGTCGAACTTGAAGAGCCTGTGATCTATGGCGTCAGCCTGAGTAGTAACCAACGCGGCTATTCGATTTTGAGATGCGGCGCTTCACTGAATATGGATGGAACCTATCAGGGAAGCAAATCAGCCTCCAGTGAGGCCACCAGTTCTGAGGAGACCTTTGAATCACCGATGTTTATCAGTCGGGTTATTGATGATATTGGAACAATCCCTTGCAGAGTTGACGACTTGGCAGAAAACGAAGGCTGTCCAGCTGGGCAACCGCTAGCCGATGTTCTCGAACAATCAGAGTTCAGCTTCACACAGGGCAAAACACCAGCAAGAACATTTCAGCAGCCAGCCGTTCGAGTCCAAACTGACATCAACACCAAGCTTGTTAAGTTTATTGACCCGTACACCCTGGACGATTCCAACACAGAGGACCCTTATCAAATTTCGGCAAGTTATTTAGAAAAGACTTCAGATGTTAAATCCAGCACCAAACAAGACCTTCACTTTGCAGCTTTTGCAAGAGCCGACAAGAGAGTGCGCTATGGGTTTAACGACACCAACGGCAATCAAGGCGATGGATATAGCGGTGGTGCTTTTTTCCAAAACATTACCAGCCGCAATGTTCGCTTCATCCTGGATGGATCAGGCTCAATGAGTGCCTGTGTGGCCTGGAGCGGCGAATATGGCAATTCGCGGAGACGCTTTTATGACCCTAACAGGGGTTGGTTCAAAACCAGCGAAATCTGCAGTTTCACCAGGATGGAGGCATTACAACACGAGATGATTGACATCATTCAAAACTTGCCTGACGCCACCAAAATGGGCCTTGCTGCATTCAGCACAGAAGGGAAGCGGAACAACAAAACGTGGGCACCAAGTGAAAACAACCTTGTGGAACTTGGACCACCTGATTCAGAGACACGCCAATCTGCAATTGATTTTGTTCTCAGCCTCAGCAGCGGCAATCCCGGCTCATGGGGTGGCACCATGCCATGGGAAAGTCTTGATCAAGCTTTTGGAGACGGCGTTACCGACACCGTTTACTTCCTCTCTGACGGCAAACCCAATTATGACCAGAACTCAGGCTATTGGACTAGCAGTGATTACGAAATAGTTGCCGATTACTACGCCGGCCTTAATGCTTCACGGGTGACCAATGGCAACCGCTCGATCAAAATCAACTCAACGAGTGTTGGCCTTAACTCCGAATGGATGCAATTACTCTCAAGCAAAACCTCAGGCGAGTACATCAAAGTCGATGATATTTAG
- a CDS encoding Tfp pilus assembly protein FimT/FimU — MTCNNSKHQGFSLVEMIVALAILSTATAVTVPIVARNRWQVDVDRYASQLESGIYGLRAKLGSRKTSCSMVFPAADSFRTPETITEFSQDKNTTDFKCCDSEISQLIDDQGCIEGHAGNKISEITGRPLDNLRLVQKESAPESQHVRVAVSTRNFGFTPPGTTANAGTLTFLICHQKALSKADPTNCIPDQERLSIRCVQIDGTGAIERGTWVNDTSSTSTSNGRCQAT, encoded by the coding sequence ATGACCTGCAATAACAGCAAACACCAAGGATTTAGCCTCGTTGAAATGATTGTTGCTCTCGCGATTCTAAGCACTGCAACAGCAGTCACAGTTCCGATCGTTGCTCGAAACCGTTGGCAAGTTGACGTAGACCGTTATGCTTCACAACTTGAATCAGGCATTTATGGCTTACGGGCAAAACTGGGTTCACGCAAAACAAGCTGTTCCATGGTTTTTCCTGCTGCAGACAGCTTTAGAACACCAGAGACCATCACTGAATTTAGCCAAGATAAAAACACAACAGATTTTAAGTGTTGCGACTCCGAAATCAGCCAGTTAATCGACGACCAGGGCTGTATAGAGGGACACGCCGGCAACAAGATCAGTGAGATCACGGGAAGGCCTCTCGACAACTTAAGGCTGGTGCAAAAAGAATCTGCGCCAGAATCGCAACATGTCAGAGTTGCAGTCAGCACAAGAAACTTTGGCTTTACCCCACCTGGAACAACTGCAAACGCTGGAACGTTAACCTTTTTGATCTGCCATCAAAAGGCTCTATCCAAAGCTGATCCCACAAACTGCATCCCTGATCAAGAGAGACTCAGCATTCGCTGTGTACAGATTGATGGAACTGGCGCTATTGAGCGTGGCACCTGGGTCAACGACACAAGCAGTACAAGTACGAGCAATGGTCGTTGCCAAGCAACATAA
- a CDS encoding type IV pilin protein, which translates to MNHTRNSANFAASGFSLTEMMVAVATIGILASIAIPSQIQQLCRAETNEAITTITSLQSIISGYTDETGSFASNWDDLVSISAIMTNNGVASGDFSNNQITLPSGIYNISINGPTDAVYNINGTRIDGCPNRDIKSCLNISTGASALNTGDGETNAVDVVCT; encoded by the coding sequence ATGAATCACACACGAAACAGCGCAAATTTCGCAGCTTCAGGTTTTTCACTAACGGAAATGATGGTCGCCGTAGCCACCATCGGAATACTTGCTTCCATCGCGATTCCATCTCAGATACAGCAGCTTTGCAGAGCAGAGACCAATGAAGCGATAACAACAATCACTTCACTTCAATCCATCATCTCAGGCTACACCGACGAGACCGGAAGCTTTGCATCCAACTGGGACGATTTGGTCAGCATCAGCGCGATAATGACCAACAACGGTGTAGCCAGCGGCGATTTTTCCAATAATCAAATCACCCTTCCAAGTGGGATTTACAATATTTCGATAAATGGCCCAACAGATGCTGTTTACAACATCAATGGAACTCGAATCGACGGCTGCCCGAACAGAGACATTAAATCCTGTTTAAACATCAGTACAGGGGCAAGCGCATTAAACACCGGAGATGGGGAAACGAATGCAGTAGATGTCGTTTGCACCTAG
- a CDS encoding type II secretion system protein, with the protein MTTLNSRLQLAMLNRKKTKNALQKGFTLVELLIVVVILGILSSVALPALLNNQKRAVASTLDSEAMSTAKACLAASITGDEGTVTPVGNVTGTCNAVGTASTFTATDDDGRASAAVAEVSTEGVASLITPSVPTGGNNNNNNQPV; encoded by the coding sequence ATGACTACTCTCAACAGCCGGCTCCAACTGGCGATGCTGAATCGTAAAAAGACGAAAAATGCACTACAGAAGGGATTTACCCTTGTTGAACTTCTGATTGTCGTGGTCATTCTCGGCATCCTTTCATCTGTTGCCCTACCAGCACTGCTGAATAATCAAAAAAGAGCTGTTGCTTCAACACTCGATTCCGAGGCGATGTCTACAGCGAAAGCATGCCTAGCCGCATCAATCACTGGAGACGAAGGCACCGTTACACCAGTAGGGAACGTTACGGGAACCTGCAATGCAGTCGGGACAGCATCCACATTCACAGCTACAGATGATGACGGAAGAGCGAGCGCAGCTGTAGCGGAAGTATCAACAGAAGGAGTTGCAAGCCTAATAACACCATCCGTGCCTACTGGCGGCAACAACAATAATAATAACCAACCCGTATAG
- a CDS encoding sensor histidine kinase KdpD, producing MNHQPLPSLRTWLQSTAVLTVVAGYSVLLVLNGALSDLQRRQHHEQLVQSLARQAAVAQLDPVPLRNFGLEASLLAEGSAQKPRLQRDVSGQQWLVSRQLMQLPSGEQRWLQLRQNVTSSLEQQRLAQSILLSAAGLSILFTALLLRPVIRRGLLVPLDDFDQQLQTLEADNLGEHLLDPQLQPQELRAIAVAFNNLQQRLAAAWRRERAFVDGVAHELRTPITVISGHSQRLQREALPASAQRSADLINAEAARIADLLRVLRDLALIDSGRLQLDYQSLDPDDQLLLAYESLSADSNGRLQLPQPAGELRPALWADSARVQQCLQALIRNALLYSSGIVRLQTEQSCDGLILHVIDQGDGIAEVDRSVLLQRFKRGVNSAGTRGMGIGLALVHELMQVMQGELLINDAEGGGADVQLRFRLAAAGQ from the coding sequence TTGAACCATCAGCCTCTGCCCTCGCTGCGCACCTGGCTGCAGTCCACTGCGGTGCTCACGGTTGTGGCCGGCTACTCCGTGTTGCTGGTGCTCAACGGCGCTTTGTCTGATCTGCAGCGTCGCCAGCATCATGAGCAGCTGGTGCAGTCGTTGGCGCGGCAGGCTGCAGTGGCGCAGTTGGATCCAGTGCCCTTGCGTAACTTCGGGCTGGAGGCATCGTTGCTGGCGGAGGGTTCAGCTCAGAAGCCCAGGCTTCAGCGGGATGTTTCTGGCCAGCAATGGCTTGTCAGCCGCCAACTCATGCAGTTGCCCAGTGGTGAACAACGCTGGCTGCAGCTTCGCCAGAACGTAACCAGTTCCCTTGAGCAACAGCGCTTGGCGCAGTCGATTTTGCTTTCGGCCGCAGGATTGTCGATCCTGTTCACAGCCCTGTTGCTCAGGCCTGTGATTCGGCGTGGGTTGTTGGTGCCACTGGATGATTTCGATCAGCAGCTGCAGACCCTGGAAGCCGACAATCTCGGCGAGCACCTCTTGGATCCCCAGCTGCAGCCTCAGGAATTGCGTGCCATCGCTGTCGCCTTCAACAACCTGCAGCAACGCCTTGCCGCCGCCTGGCGTCGAGAGCGCGCGTTTGTGGATGGGGTAGCCCATGAACTGCGGACTCCGATCACCGTGATCTCTGGCCACAGTCAGCGGCTTCAGCGCGAAGCGCTCCCGGCCTCTGCTCAGCGTTCCGCCGATTTGATCAATGCGGAAGCAGCGCGAATTGCTGATCTGCTACGGGTGTTGCGCGATCTAGCTCTGATCGACTCCGGTCGTCTCCAGCTTGATTACCAATCACTCGATCCTGATGATCAGTTGCTGTTGGCTTACGAGTCGCTTTCCGCCGATTCCAACGGTCGGCTTCAGTTGCCTCAACCCGCTGGCGAACTAAGGCCAGCTCTATGGGCTGATTCAGCGCGGGTGCAGCAGTGTTTGCAAGCACTGATTCGTAATGCTCTTCTCTACAGCTCGGGGATTGTGCGATTGCAAACAGAGCAGAGCTGTGATGGCTTGATCTTGCACGTAATCGACCAGGGTGATGGCATCGCAGAAGTCGATCGTTCCGTTCTGCTTCAGCGCTTCAAGCGCGGCGTTAATTCTGCTGGCACCCGGGGGATGGGTATTGGTTTGGCCCTGGTGCACGAGTTGATGCAGGTCATGCAGGGTGAGTTGCTGATCAACGATGCTGAAGGTGGTGGTGCTGATGTTCAGCTGCGTTTCAGGCTTGCGGCAGCCGGGCAATAA
- a CDS encoding response regulator transcription factor, giving the protein MASSAVDVGSSVSRVLVVDDDPELLQFLQDEFSQQGLDCSSASCGGDALLKLRQESFDLVVLDWTLPDFDGTEICLRLRSSGDTTPVLMLTAHDDLDDRVQALDLGVDDYLTKPFELKELHARVRARLRRGQFASSERAKDSLSLEDLQIDLIEHRVTRGDRELALSQREFDLLAYLVKYNNEVQTRQQILEGVWGKPFVGDPNSLDVYMGYLRKKVEAKGEPQLLHTVRGVGFIARLPQA; this is encoded by the coding sequence ATGGCCAGTTCCGCAGTGGATGTCGGCAGCAGCGTCAGCAGGGTGCTGGTTGTTGATGACGATCCGGAACTGCTGCAGTTTCTGCAGGACGAGTTCAGCCAGCAGGGGCTGGACTGCAGCAGCGCCAGTTGCGGTGGCGATGCCCTGCTGAAGCTGAGGCAGGAGAGCTTTGATCTGGTGGTGCTCGACTGGACCCTGCCGGATTTCGATGGCACGGAGATCTGCCTGCGACTGCGCAGCAGTGGCGACACTACGCCCGTGCTGATGCTCACCGCTCACGACGATCTGGATGACCGGGTGCAGGCCCTGGATCTTGGCGTCGACGATTACCTCACCAAACCCTTCGAGCTGAAGGAATTGCACGCCCGAGTGCGCGCCCGCTTGCGCCGGGGCCAGTTCGCGAGTTCTGAACGCGCCAAAGACAGCCTCAGCCTTGAAGATCTACAGATTGACCTGATCGAACATCGGGTCACACGAGGGGATCGTGAATTGGCTCTCTCTCAGCGTGAATTCGATCTGCTCGCCTACCTGGTGAAGTACAACAACGAAGTGCAGACGCGGCAACAGATCCTGGAAGGCGTATGGGGCAAACCCTTTGTGGGCGATCCCAACTCACTGGATGTGTACATGGGCTATTTGCGCAAAAAAGTGGAAGCCAAAGGTGAACCGCAGCTGCTGCACACCGTGCGCGGCGTGGGCTTTATTGCCCGGCTGCCGCAAGCCTGA
- a CDS encoding Tfp pilus assembly protein FimT/FimU has product MNRVNAGFSLVELIVTVALLGIIASLVVPDAASDRDRLQLDAAARRLQLGLERARLAARRAQQACGISLARDSWEQPEQQQLPAALAPCSKVGLALQEAFEQGPILVHTNLPELIRVSANGLLLDGGTTVLSHERLDQSRCLVVSLPLGVSRVGTYQGDLPALGEAPRSTLCKPRVQEG; this is encoded by the coding sequence ATGAATCGTGTCAACGCAGGGTTCAGCCTCGTGGAGCTGATCGTCACGGTTGCACTTCTGGGGATCATCGCCTCATTGGTCGTGCCCGATGCTGCTTCTGATCGTGATCGGCTGCAGCTGGATGCGGCGGCTCGGCGCTTGCAGCTGGGCCTGGAACGGGCCCGCCTGGCGGCGAGACGTGCGCAGCAGGCCTGTGGCATCAGCCTTGCTCGTGATTCCTGGGAGCAGCCTGAGCAACAGCAGTTGCCGGCTGCTTTGGCTCCCTGCTCAAAGGTTGGCCTGGCCTTGCAGGAGGCCTTTGAGCAGGGGCCGATTCTGGTGCACACCAACCTGCCGGAGCTGATTCGCGTGTCGGCCAACGGTTTGCTGCTCGATGGCGGCACCACCGTGCTCAGCCATGAGCGGCTGGATCAGAGTCGCTGCCTGGTGGTGAGTTTGCCGTTGGGTGTGAGCAGGGTTGGCACCTATCAGGGAGACCTTCCCGCACTCGGAGAGGCTCCCCGCAGCACGCTTTGCAAACCCAGGGTTCAGGAGGGTTGA
- a CDS encoding prepilin-type cleavage/methylation domain-containing protein has translation MKRARCKPEGSWGFTLVELLLALSLGTLLFGLLLRLIGADLQLGRAMAVRLSESSRQRRSLELIREELGRAHGWMVDPPLSKRWPCRMSGRRPVLAIATLADDAQARGESAIVYSVGSAPAAIWRGQVLMRCGPAYGLDGVPNLRGAFQNRVLLDALPHDIGSGFTARPHPQWPVLELEIEQQLPSRSGDPQVLRSRLAA, from the coding sequence ATGAAACGAGCGCGATGCAAACCAGAAGGCTCTTGGGGGTTCACGCTGGTGGAGCTGCTGCTGGCTCTGAGCCTGGGCACCCTTCTATTTGGGCTGCTGCTGCGCTTGATCGGCGCCGATCTTCAGCTGGGTAGGGCAATGGCCGTGCGTTTGAGTGAAAGCTCGCGACAACGCCGCAGTCTGGAGCTGATCCGCGAGGAACTGGGACGGGCCCATGGCTGGATGGTCGATCCACCGCTCTCCAAGCGTTGGCCTTGCCGCATGAGTGGTCGCCGTCCGGTGCTGGCCATTGCAACTCTCGCCGACGATGCTCAGGCACGCGGCGAAAGCGCGATCGTGTATTCGGTGGGTTCTGCTCCAGCTGCGATCTGGCGCGGGCAGGTGTTGATGCGCTGTGGCCCGGCCTACGGCCTCGATGGCGTGCCTAACCTCCGGGGTGCTTTCCAGAATCGGGTGCTGCTGGATGCGCTTCCCCACGACATCGGCTCAGGGTTCACGGCACGTCCGCACCCGCAATGGCCTGTGCTGGAGTTGGAGATCGAACAGCAGTTGCCGTCTCGTTCTGGGGATCCGCAAGTCCTGCGCAGCCGGCTGGCCGCCTGA
- a CDS encoding HAMP domain-containing sensor histidine kinase: MSARVEPTSIRRRLERTALLAVLLGYGLLVLATAQLFQQQRNQRQLTTMQRAERLLLGNVAVAEQPQQLQRLFGMFSSSGLALWGHFANQTSVEAALMDPSADLRQRAEQLAQNQSRPQLFRNRSSSYMITGRVLEMNGNPLHLYLLEDVSAEVAFQHQLNALLLLAAVLAALVSVLLNRRGIHRALQPLTRLGDTLETFRSNPLQHQPLAPDQLPLELKPLAVAVNDLGERLAKALDHQQQFASSVSHELRNPITIIGGYNRRLMRRADNLTDDQRRQLLIVEEEIRRLGQLVTDLVTITRAEISAQNLDCQPLCIADLVQQAIALLDPQAQLRIVVIPADAVDPQLIEVFADRDAVLQCLVHLLNNACQYSPPVSPVEIGYVCQAERVFLQIRDHGPGVPAEERQLVFERFRRGRNSDGSPGSGIGLAVVQTLVDPMAGSVSIEDAEGGGAVVVLGLRRYSSPAPEVHPPLH, translated from the coding sequence GTGAGCGCCAGGGTTGAACCAACGTCGATCCGGCGACGGTTGGAGCGCACCGCTTTGCTAGCGGTGTTACTGGGCTATGGCTTGTTGGTGCTGGCGACTGCTCAACTGTTTCAGCAGCAGCGCAACCAGCGACAGCTGACCACGATGCAGCGGGCCGAACGCTTGCTGCTCGGCAATGTTGCCGTTGCTGAGCAACCTCAGCAGCTGCAACGCTTGTTCGGCATGTTCTCCAGTTCCGGTCTGGCGTTGTGGGGGCACTTCGCCAATCAGACGTCTGTGGAGGCTGCATTGATGGATCCCTCTGCGGATCTGCGCCAACGGGCTGAGCAGCTGGCTCAAAACCAATCCAGGCCTCAGCTGTTCCGCAACCGCAGCAGCAGTTACATGATCACCGGCAGGGTCTTGGAGATGAACGGCAACCCCTTGCACTTGTATCTGCTGGAGGATGTCTCGGCCGAGGTGGCGTTTCAGCATCAACTCAATGCACTGTTGCTGCTTGCTGCTGTTCTGGCAGCGCTGGTGTCTGTTCTGCTCAATCGCCGTGGTATTCACCGTGCCTTGCAGCCTTTAACGCGCCTTGGCGACACGTTGGAGACGTTTCGCTCCAATCCTCTACAGCATCAACCGCTCGCGCCCGACCAGCTACCACTGGAGTTGAAGCCTCTGGCGGTTGCTGTCAACGATCTGGGCGAGCGTCTTGCGAAGGCCTTGGACCATCAGCAACAGTTCGCCAGCAGCGTGAGCCATGAGCTGCGCAATCCCATCACCATCATTGGCGGCTACAACCGCAGGCTGATGCGCCGCGCCGACAACCTCACTGACGATCAGCGACGACAGCTGCTGATTGTGGAGGAAGAAATCCGCCGGTTGGGACAACTGGTCACCGATCTGGTAACGATCACCCGCGCTGAGATCAGCGCTCAGAACCTGGATTGTCAGCCTCTTTGCATTGCCGATCTGGTTCAGCAGGCCATTGCGCTGCTCGATCCACAGGCACAGCTGCGGATTGTGGTGATCCCTGCTGATGCAGTTGATCCCCAGTTGATCGAGGTCTTCGCTGATCGTGATGCAGTGCTGCAGTGTCTTGTCCATCTGCTCAACAACGCCTGTCAATACAGTCCGCCCGTTTCTCCGGTCGAGATTGGCTACGTCTGCCAAGCCGAGAGGGTGTTCCTGCAGATTCGTGACCACGGCCCGGGCGTCCCCGCGGAAGAACGGCAGTTGGTGTTCGAGCGTTTCCGGCGTGGCCGTAACAGTGATGGGAGTCCCGGCAGTGGTATCGGGCTGGCCGTGGTGCAGACGCTGGTCGACCCCATGGCCGGCAGCGTGTCGATCGAGGATGCCGAAGGCGGTGGTGCCGTTGTTGTGCTGGGCCTCAGGAGGTACTCGTCTCCTGCTCCGGAAGTTCATCCTCCGCTTCATTGA
- a CDS encoding HAMP domain-containing sensor histidine kinase: protein MNRSRNWRSRLTGTMLGQLQLATYAAVLLGFTGATSTGLLLSERSRLRVGEAELLTASAALAFRLESQGDQGETLIVQELQNHSSLRTNLWLEQPDGQLITPRRDHRPIPAALLKAAATANPLREQGESNLIVLQEREYLTLLDRRLRSGDLLWSSTEISGLGPAQSEFLAWMILIWGSSLSGSLLLVSLLVKRITKPLQELSSRSAELTAEGLQTAALPVPRGPQELSQLTRTYNALTERLAQSWSQQRQFVSAVSHELQAPLTLVSGSLKRVIRKAPQLEAQLVQRLHDAEEETIGMQQLLNDLLDLSRSDSGRLQVKQEPVDLRPLLDEVVRAQGTALGRELTLELPAEGSSSMALGDAARLRQVLLNLIENAHKYSPPEQPIQLRLRSDINNLTLEVEDRGIGIPLQDQAYVFDRFHRGANTTGQSGSGVGLSVVKLLLEAMGGSIKVRSEPGMGSCFRIQLRPAP from the coding sequence ATGAACCGTTCCCGCAACTGGCGCTCCCGCCTGACGGGCACCATGCTCGGCCAGCTGCAGCTCGCCACCTACGCCGCCGTGCTGCTCGGCTTCACCGGTGCCACCAGCACGGGGCTGTTGCTGAGCGAACGCAGCCGACTGCGCGTGGGAGAAGCTGAGCTGCTGACCGCATCGGCAGCACTGGCTTTTCGGCTGGAGAGCCAAGGCGATCAGGGCGAAACGCTGATCGTGCAGGAACTTCAGAATCACTCCAGCCTGCGCACCAATCTGTGGCTGGAACAGCCGGACGGGCAGCTGATCACCCCCAGACGAGACCACCGGCCCATCCCAGCGGCTCTGCTGAAAGCCGCCGCAACGGCCAATCCACTGCGAGAGCAAGGCGAGTCGAATCTGATCGTGCTGCAGGAGCGGGAATACCTCACCCTGCTGGACCGCCGTCTGCGCTCTGGTGATCTGCTCTGGAGCAGCACGGAAATCTCCGGCCTGGGCCCTGCTCAGAGCGAATTTCTGGCCTGGATGATCCTGATCTGGGGCAGCTCCCTCAGTGGCTCGTTGCTGTTGGTGAGCCTGTTGGTGAAGCGAATCACCAAACCATTGCAAGAGCTCAGCAGCCGTAGCGCCGAGCTCACGGCTGAAGGCCTGCAAACAGCCGCTTTACCGGTGCCCAGGGGACCACAGGAACTCAGCCAGCTCACCCGCACCTACAACGCCCTCACCGAGCGACTGGCCCAGTCCTGGAGCCAACAGCGTCAGTTCGTGAGCGCCGTGAGCCATGAATTGCAAGCACCACTGACCCTGGTGTCCGGATCTCTCAAACGCGTGATCCGTAAGGCACCTCAGCTGGAGGCACAACTGGTTCAGCGCCTTCACGACGCTGAGGAAGAGACGATCGGCATGCAGCAACTGCTCAATGACCTGCTCGACCTTTCACGTAGTGATTCCGGGCGTTTGCAGGTCAAACAGGAGCCCGTGGATCTACGACCTCTGCTCGATGAAGTGGTGCGCGCCCAAGGAACGGCCCTGGGCCGTGAACTGACCCTGGAGCTGCCTGCTGAAGGCAGCTCCAGCATGGCGCTCGGCGATGCCGCCAGGCTGCGTCAGGTGCTGCTCAACTTGATCGAAAACGCCCACAAGTACTCACCGCCTGAGCAGCCCATCCAGCTGCGCTTGCGATCCGACATCAACAACCTGACGCTTGAGGTGGAAGATCGAGGCATCGGCATTCCCTTGCAGGACCAGGCCTACGTGTTCGATCGCTTTCACCGTGGCGCCAACACCACGGGACAGAGCGGCAGCGGGGTTGGACTCTCCGTGGTGAAACTGCTGCTGGAGGCGATGGGTGGCAGCATCAAGGTGAGAAGCGAACCCGGCATGGGCAGCTGCTTTCGCATTCAATTGAGGCCAGCCCCTTGA
- a CDS encoding ABC transporter permease — protein MARWGLVIVAIYGLVALITPVLLAAGVLPDPNAGLENPIYAPPSLAHWCGTDRLGRDVCVRTLQGSGVALQVVLLAVTFALVIGVPLGMVSGYLGGGVDRVLVLLMDTLYTLPVLLLSVVLAFLLGRGVPNAAAALCVVYIPQYFRVVRNQTAQVKAELFVEAARTLGAGPVWILRRYLLRNVITSVPVLLTLNAADAVLVLGGLGFLGLGLPETVPEWGSDLNLALAAVPTGVWWTALYPGLAMFVLVLGLSFLGEGLEAWVSSTGRDAAK, from the coding sequence ATGGCCCGCTGGGGCCTGGTGATCGTGGCGATCTATGGCCTGGTGGCCCTGATCACCCCGGTGCTGTTGGCCGCTGGCGTGCTGCCAGATCCCAATGCCGGCCTAGAGAATCCCATCTATGCACCTCCCTCGCTAGCGCACTGGTGCGGCACCGATCGGCTCGGACGTGATGTTTGTGTGCGCACCTTGCAGGGCAGCGGTGTGGCCCTGCAGGTGGTGCTCCTGGCCGTGACCTTCGCGCTGGTGATCGGTGTGCCCCTAGGCATGGTGAGTGGCTATCTGGGGGGAGGCGTGGATCGCGTGCTGGTGCTGCTGATGGACACGCTTTATACGCTGCCGGTGTTGTTGCTGTCGGTGGTGTTGGCCTTCTTGCTGGGGCGGGGTGTTCCCAATGCGGCCGCAGCATTGTGCGTGGTGTACATCCCCCAGTACTTCAGGGTGGTGCGCAACCAGACGGCCCAGGTGAAAGCTGAGCTGTTCGTGGAGGCAGCGCGCACGCTCGGTGCCGGACCGGTCTGGATCCTGCGCCGATATCTGTTGCGCAACGTGATCACCTCGGTGCCCGTGCTGCTCACGCTTAATGCTGCCGATGCGGTGCTGGTGTTGGGTGGCCTTGGCTTCCTTGGCTTAGGTCTTCCGGAAACGGTGCCGGAATGGGGCAGTGATCTCAATCTTGCGCTCGCGGCTGTGCCGACTGGTGTGTGGTGGACCGCCCTTTATCCAGGCTTGGCGATGTTTGTGTTGGTGCTGGGGCTGTCGTTTCTGGGTGAGGGTCTCGAAGCCTGGGTGAGCAGCACGGGGCGGGACGCGGCAAAATAA